Proteins found in one Planctomycetes bacterium MalM25 genomic segment:
- a CDS encoding hypothetical protein (Carbon storage regulator homolog), which yields MLVLSRQRDESIIIGDNVVITVVDVRGDKVRLGIDAPTEIPVHRREVYEAIQRENNRASQINADQARQVGGDSAS from the coding sequence ATGTTGGTCCTATCACGCCAACGAGACGAGAGCATCATCATCGGCGACAACGTGGTGATCACGGTTGTCGATGTGCGGGGCGACAAGGTCCGGCTGGGCATCGACGCCCCCACCGAGATCCCGGTCCACCGCCGCGAGGTGTACGAGGCGATCCAGCGCGAGAACAACCGCGCGAGCCAGATCAACGCCGACCAGGCCCGCCAGGTGGGCGGCGATTCGGCTTCTTGA
- the fliW gene encoding Flagellar assembly factor FliW, which translates to MQINTTRFGAVEIRPTDVLEFPLGLIGLEPWREWVVLADGQNTGLGWLQSTERAELALAVVSPRRFVPDYKVRLSSRDLSPLEAPEGVAPQVVVAVSCHGGEALSVNLKAPILVCLESRRGRQVVAKDDHPVQHWLGGQQALRRSA; encoded by the coding sequence ATGCAGATCAACACGACGCGATTCGGGGCGGTCGAGATCCGTCCCACCGACGTGCTCGAGTTCCCACTCGGGCTGATTGGCCTAGAGCCATGGCGGGAGTGGGTGGTGCTGGCCGACGGCCAGAACACCGGTCTCGGCTGGCTGCAATCGACCGAACGCGCCGAGCTGGCGTTGGCGGTCGTGAGCCCCCGCCGCTTTGTGCCCGACTACAAGGTGCGGCTCTCGTCGCGCGATCTGTCGCCGCTCGAGGCGCCCGAGGGCGTCGCGCCGCAGGTGGTGGTCGCGGTCAGCTGCCACGGCGGCGAGGCCCTGTCGGTCAACCTGAAGGCGCCGATCCTGGTCTGTCTCGAGTCACGCCGCGGCCGACAGGTCGTCGCCAAAGACGACCACCCGGTGCAGCATTGGCTCGGCGGTCAGCAGGCGCTGCGTCGCTCCGCCTGA